The proteins below come from a single Leptospira ellinghausenii genomic window:
- the bfr gene encoding bacterioferritin, with the protein MKGKKEVIDILAEVLSAELTAINQYFIHAKLCKNWGYMELAEYLRKESIEEMKHADEIMERILYFDGIPDLQKYMKINVGQTVPEMLQHDLQLEYNAVERLNRGIDICVASKDNGTRELLEKILVSEEEHIDWIETQVSLIESIGLQNYLAQKLGDSE; encoded by the coding sequence ATGAAGGGAAAAAAAGAAGTAATCGACATATTAGCAGAAGTTCTATCTGCGGAACTCACAGCCATCAATCAGTATTTCATTCACGCAAAATTATGCAAAAACTGGGGATACATGGAACTTGCCGAGTATCTTAGAAAAGAATCCATCGAAGAAATGAAACATGCTGACGAAATCATGGAACGGATTCTCTATTTTGATGGTATTCCTGACTTACAAAAGTACATGAAAATCAATGTAGGCCAAACCGTTCCTGAGATGTTACAACATGACTTACAATTGGAATACAATGCTGTAGAACGATTGAACCGTGGGATTGATATCTGTGTGGCAAGTAAAGACAATGGAACAAGAGAACTTTTGGAAAAAATACTAGTCTCTGAAGAAGAACACATTGATTGGATTGAGACTCAAGTTTCGCTCATTGAATCCATTGGTTTACAAAACTATTTGGCTCAAAAATTAGGAGATTCGGAATAA
- a CDS encoding M20 metallopeptidase family protein: MKSFPTHRKDEMVLYRRTFHQNPELKYEEKETASFAKKHLESLGFTVEDGIAETGLVALFDSGKPGKTILVRADMDALPIHEENVHHYKSKNEGKMHACGHDGHTSILLALASDLKKEFSSFVPKGRVLLCFQPAEEGGSGADRMIESGILERYHVDSVFALHVWNHIDLGKVGVVNGTMMASVDEFKITVEGTSGHGAMPQHTVDPILVGSHLVTALQTLVSRNVDPLEPCVVTVGSFHSGNAFNVIPETAVLHGTVRTYSKSVYDMIPERMKQLVEQVGSGFGAKIRLEYKRIDKPTINDPVMADVVRKAAKSVLGENCLTEENTRTMGGEDFSAFLMQKPGCYFFIGSRNEKKGFIHPHHSTFFDFDEDALPIGLAVMKEVIHTYLQDFS, from the coding sequence ATGAAATCGTTTCCGACACATAGAAAAGATGAAATGGTATTATACCGACGTACCTTCCATCAAAATCCTGAACTCAAATACGAAGAAAAAGAAACGGCAAGTTTTGCAAAAAAACACTTAGAATCCTTAGGATTTACGGTTGAAGACGGAATTGCCGAAACTGGCCTGGTTGCCTTATTTGATTCTGGGAAACCAGGAAAAACCATTTTGGTGCGCGCTGATATGGATGCACTTCCCATCCATGAAGAAAATGTACACCATTACAAAAGTAAAAATGAAGGGAAAATGCATGCCTGTGGGCATGATGGGCATACAAGTATTTTACTTGCGTTAGCTTCTGATTTAAAAAAAGAATTTTCAAGTTTTGTACCGAAAGGTAGAGTTTTACTTTGTTTCCAACCAGCTGAAGAAGGTGGATCGGGTGCCGATAGGATGATTGAATCTGGCATACTAGAACGATACCATGTTGATTCTGTTTTTGCCCTCCATGTTTGGAACCATATTGATTTAGGAAAAGTGGGTGTCGTCAATGGAACTATGATGGCTTCCGTTGATGAATTTAAAATCACCGTTGAAGGTACCTCAGGACATGGGGCTATGCCACAACATACTGTAGATCCGATTCTTGTTGGTAGTCATTTAGTTACCGCCTTACAGACTTTAGTTTCGAGAAATGTAGATCCCTTAGAACCTTGCGTTGTAACCGTTGGATCATTCCATTCTGGTAATGCTTTTAATGTAATTCCAGAAACTGCAGTTTTACATGGAACGGTTCGAACGTATTCAAAATCTGTTTACGACATGATCCCAGAACGAATGAAACAATTGGTTGAACAAGTGGGTTCTGGTTTTGGAGCCAAGATTCGTTTGGAGTACAAACGAATTGACAAACCAACCATCAATGACCCAGTGATGGCTGATGTTGTCAGAAAGGCAGCTAAGTCAGTTCTCGGTGAAAATTGCTTAACGGAAGAAAATACTCGCACTATGGGTGGAGAAGATTTTTCTGCTTTTTTGATGCAAAAACCAGGGTGTTATTTTTTCATCGGATCTAGAAATGAGAAAAAGGGATTTATCCACCCTCATCATAGTACCTTTTTTGATTTTGACGAAGATGCGCTTCCCATTGGACTTGCCGTCATGAAAGAAGTCATTCACACTTACCTCCAAGATTTTTCATAA
- a CDS encoding THUMP domain-containing class I SAM-dependent RNA methyltransferase, translating into MCGEGLSPLLETEIQSFHLKISNNNRGGIFFSGKKEDVIQFAIHTKFASRVNLQLLHDNAQNYDEFYTKTSEIPWEKYIGPNVSFRIDAETKDKLKNSEFTMHRTKDAILDRLRAKKVPLPEIEKRSADITIVVRSHTDRFSVELSLSGDPVGRRGYRLHAGNAPVREPIAQAMLEMSDWKEGETLVDPMCGSGTVLIEAALRERLFGEINRFLFAESPIFQTLFPTYVFSERKKENPTSPHLFGFDIDPEAIRIAKENAYEAGVEDFIKFEVADCLTLKNTFGTQGHLVTNPPYGDRIGKPMEDLREMYFQFGRVLKNEFGGWKFTVLCADFSLLGKFGLKENKHITLKHANLKAKIVDYELRGGK; encoded by the coding sequence ATTTGCGGAGAAGGACTTTCTCCGCTTTTGGAAACAGAAATCCAATCCTTTCATCTTAAAATCAGCAATAACAATCGTGGTGGAATTTTTTTCTCGGGCAAAAAAGAGGATGTGATCCAATTTGCCATCCATACCAAATTTGCCTCTCGTGTGAATTTGCAACTCCTTCATGACAATGCGCAAAACTACGACGAATTTTATACCAAAACATCCGAGATCCCATGGGAAAAATACATTGGACCCAATGTTAGTTTTCGCATTGATGCGGAAACCAAAGACAAATTAAAAAATTCAGAATTCACGATGCATCGGACGAAGGATGCGATCCTTGACCGACTTCGTGCGAAAAAAGTCCCTCTACCCGAAATTGAAAAACGATCAGCTGATATTACAATTGTTGTCAGGTCACATACTGATCGATTCAGCGTCGAACTTTCGTTATCCGGCGATCCCGTAGGACGACGAGGTTACAGACTCCATGCAGGAAATGCACCTGTGAGAGAACCCATTGCACAAGCAATGCTCGAGATGTCTGATTGGAAGGAAGGGGAAACTTTAGTCGACCCAATGTGCGGATCGGGGACAGTTCTTATCGAAGCTGCACTCAGAGAACGCCTGTTTGGTGAAATTAATAGATTCCTTTTTGCAGAATCCCCTATTTTCCAAACTTTATTTCCAACTTATGTTTTCTCAGAACGTAAAAAGGAAAACCCAACTTCTCCTCATCTTTTTGGATTTGATATAGACCCAGAAGCCATACGCATTGCAAAAGAAAATGCCTATGAAGCGGGAGTGGAAGATTTTATCAAATTTGAAGTTGCGGATTGTTTAACACTTAAAAATACATTTGGAACCCAAGGCCATTTGGTCACAAACCCTCCTTATGGTGACCGTATCGGAAAACCAATGGAAGATCTACGTGAGATGTACTTTCAGTTTGGCCGAGTTTTAAAAAACGAATTTGGCGGGTGGAAATTTACAGTTTTATGTGCTGATTTTTCACTCCTTGGAAAATTCGGTTTAAAGG
- a CDS encoding aminopeptidase P N-terminal domain-containing protein, whose protein sequence is MKQPHLKSKEYDADTYQKRISKVQKRLKNGEILILFAANHKIRNRDVEYKFRQNSDFYYLTGIKEEDSILIVTSEAVGMFCLPKDKEREIWTGIRLGKDKIKSMLGLNFVYDLTDWEKQKSAILIGNHTLYYFFGENPDRDRELLLECKNLSERAREGKFGPHRIEHPNFLHEERLTKSKEEIQILKNAAEITKLGHMRIMRESKPGMYEYELEALLEQEYLKYGSIGGGYGHIVASGKNACILHYVNNDDKLSDGDLVLVDSGAEWNYYTADVTRVFPVGKKFSESQKMIYEVVLYAQKNAIQHSVAGIPFNEVHEKTVRFLSDCLREMGFLKGNLDEILEKETYKKFYMHRTGHYLGMDVHDVGRYFLEGKSRPLKDGQVVTVEPGLYFDPNDESIPKEFRGIGIRIEDDILINGKTPINLTESIPKEISEIESLKV, encoded by the coding sequence ATGAAACAACCGCATTTAAAATCCAAAGAATATGATGCTGATACGTATCAAAAAAGAATCTCTAAAGTTCAGAAAAGATTAAAAAATGGAGAAATTCTGATTCTTTTTGCGGCGAATCATAAAATTCGTAACCGTGATGTAGAGTATAAGTTTAGACAAAACTCTGATTTTTATTATCTAACTGGGATTAAAGAAGAAGATTCAATTTTGATCGTAACATCCGAAGCTGTTGGTATGTTTTGTTTGCCAAAGGACAAAGAGAGAGAGATTTGGACTGGGATTCGATTAGGAAAAGATAAAATCAAATCGATGTTAGGTTTGAATTTTGTTTATGATTTAACTGATTGGGAAAAACAGAAATCAGCAATTTTAATAGGAAATCATACATTATATTATTTTTTTGGTGAAAACCCAGATAGAGACCGTGAACTTTTATTAGAATGTAAAAATCTATCAGAAAGAGCAAGAGAAGGGAAATTTGGACCACATCGAATTGAACATCCCAATTTTTTACATGAAGAACGTCTCACCAAATCAAAAGAAGAAATCCAAATTCTGAAAAATGCAGCAGAAATCACCAAACTTGGACATATGCGGATCATGCGAGAAAGTAAACCTGGTATGTACGAATATGAGCTGGAGGCGTTACTCGAACAAGAATACTTAAAGTATGGCTCAATTGGTGGAGGGTATGGACATATTGTAGCATCTGGCAAAAATGCATGCATTCTGCACTATGTAAACAATGATGACAAACTTTCGGATGGAGATTTGGTTCTAGTTGATTCAGGTGCGGAATGGAATTATTATACGGCTGATGTGACGCGAGTTTTCCCTGTTGGTAAAAAATTTTCCGAATCACAAAAGATGATTTATGAAGTAGTATTGTATGCACAAAAAAATGCAATCCAACATTCGGTCGCAGGAATTCCGTTTAATGAAGTCCATGAAAAAACAGTTCGATTTTTATCAGACTGCCTTCGTGAAATGGGATTTTTAAAAGGGAATCTGGATGAAATATTAGAAAAAGAAACCTATAAGAAGTTTTATATGCATCGCACGGGACATTATTTGGGTATGGATGTTCATGATGTGGGAAGATACTTTTTAGAAGGTAAATCAAGGCCTTTAAAAGACGGGCAAGTGGTTACTGTAGAACCAGGATTGTATTTTGATCCAAATGATGAATCAATTCCAAAAGAGTTTCGTGGGATAGGGATCCGTATTGAAGATGACATTCTCATTAATGGTAAAACGCCTATCAACTTAACAGAGTCCATTCCGAAGGAAATTTCAGAAATCGAATCTCTGAAAGTGTAA
- a CDS encoding enoyl-CoA hydratase/isomerase family protein has translation MISFELNDGIGIIQLAINDKNSFSNESFLALKHSIQQAKDSKAKVVVLRSTSAGSFSLGLDLTTVSSMDMSKDLAPFLELFYHNLTEIYQLPMPTIAEVSGHALGYGAMLALVCDYRFATSDIRFGLPEVKIGIQVPSFVYALMGEAVGYDLAKRHVLLGDAFKAKEYPTLFEEISETEDDLKKKSKSLQTKLKKNSYSAMKDTKKGILSVHKPLLDLVKEDVKNTIASIQSPDAKEGISASVEARRPVFTS, from the coding sequence ATGATAAGTTTTGAACTGAATGATGGAATCGGAATCATTCAACTTGCGATTAATGACAAGAACAGTTTTTCCAATGAGTCTTTTTTGGCATTAAAACACTCAATCCAACAAGCAAAAGATTCAAAAGCAAAAGTTGTCGTTTTAAGAAGTACTTCTGCAGGATCTTTTTCTTTAGGCCTAGATTTGACAACTGTTAGTTCAATGGATATGTCAAAAGATCTTGCTCCATTTTTAGAACTATTTTATCACAACTTAACTGAAATTTACCAATTACCAATGCCCACCATTGCGGAAGTTTCAGGACATGCATTAGGGTATGGTGCGATGCTTGCACTCGTTTGTGATTATCGATTTGCCACTTCTGACATTCGTTTTGGACTACCAGAAGTGAAAATTGGAATCCAAGTGCCTTCTTTTGTTTATGCACTGATGGGTGAAGCCGTTGGTTATGACTTAGCAAAACGTCATGTATTACTCGGTGATGCTTTTAAAGCAAAGGAGTACCCTACTTTATTTGAAGAGATTTCAGAAACAGAAGATGACCTGAAAAAGAAGTCGAAGTCATTACAAACCAAACTGAAAAAAAATTCTTACTCTGCAATGAAAGATACAAAAAAAGGAATTTTGAGTGTCCACAAACCGTTACTTGATTTAGTAAAAGAAGATGTAAAAAATACGATTGCAAGTATCCAATCACCTGATGCAAAAGAAGGGATCTCCGCCTCTGTTGAAGCCAGAAGGCCTGTGTTTACATCTTAA
- a CDS encoding thiolase family protein, translating to MKKVYIHNPSMSVFGKHKGSQLDLSSLTAKQSVHEFQSHKIQFIIYASFSPDSYNQEFHLSAKIAARLGLKDLYSIRMETASSSGAAAFQLGVNLILSGRFDHGLVIATELMSQLNREESNLLLGSVLSDSQRKLGMSMAQGGAMITNQYLHEYGYEAEDLFAIAKKLHDNGLQNPKAHIKKNLTLEEYKNQPKISSPLGLYDISPLSDGSAALILSKEPSAVCVKGMGSGLSPFLTSAEPSFLANRIAFAKAYEEAGVGPNDIHFAELHDAFTPFELVGAEDAGFFKRGEALFQVKAGLTHPKGKLPINASGGLKSRGHPVGASGLAQIVELCRFFSEWPEKRLAVAQSIGGLATNNFVSILERV from the coding sequence ATGAAGAAAGTTTACATTCACAATCCATCAATGAGTGTATTTGGTAAACACAAAGGATCACAACTCGATTTGTCCTCTCTTACCGCAAAACAATCTGTACATGAGTTTCAATCTCACAAAATTCAATTCATCATCTATGCAAGTTTTTCACCTGATTCCTATAATCAGGAATTTCACCTTTCAGCAAAAATTGCCGCTAGGTTAGGACTGAAGGATCTATATTCCATCCGAATGGAAACTGCATCCTCTTCCGGTGCGGCGGCCTTCCAGTTGGGAGTGAATTTGATTCTCAGTGGTCGGTTTGATCATGGTCTTGTGATTGCAACAGAACTCATGTCACAACTGAACCGAGAAGAAAGTAATTTATTGTTAGGTTCTGTCCTTTCTGATTCACAACGCAAACTGGGAATGTCAATGGCACAAGGTGGTGCCATGATCACAAATCAATACCTACATGAGTATGGGTATGAGGCAGAGGATTTGTTTGCCATTGCTAAAAAACTGCATGACAATGGGTTACAGAATCCAAAGGCACATATCAAAAAAAATCTAACTCTGGAAGAATACAAAAACCAACCAAAGATTTCAAGTCCCCTGGGGCTTTATGACATCTCACCCTTATCTGATGGGTCTGCTGCTCTCATTTTATCGAAAGAACCTAGTGCAGTGTGTGTCAAAGGAATGGGATCTGGTTTGTCTCCTTTTCTTACGAGTGCAGAACCCAGTTTTTTAGCCAATCGGATTGCATTTGCCAAGGCCTATGAAGAGGCAGGAGTGGGACCAAATGACATCCATTTTGCGGAGTTACACGATGCATTTACCCCTTTTGAACTTGTGGGTGCCGAAGACGCTGGATTTTTCAAACGCGGAGAGGCCTTATTCCAGGTAAAGGCGGGTCTCACACACCCAAAGGGCAAATTACCGATCAATGCTTCCGGTGGTCTTAAATCCCGGGGTCACCCCGTAGGGGCATCGGGACTTGCTCAAATTGTGGAACTTTGTAGGTTCTTTTCTGAATGGCCTGAAAAGCGGTTGGCAGTAGCACAAAGTATAGGTGGACTAGCTACAAACAACTTTGTGTCGATATTAGAAAGAGTCTGA
- a CDS encoding TolC family protein, which translates to MQLAQWENGDVVPEPLQGPGPKKLRLSIAQAIEQVIENNTIVQNAKLEIVKADSPEWKNESKYSWRALASIQSAKQLFPSNRNNIFAGTIRSQDKISAGIEKQFKTGTYFKTEISTIRYDVNAFENPDSSTAGFASLLAAPPMYTGAISATLSQELLKYSFGKNEEEKEKLLKNQTLLVRENYINILTQLVVKILVDYWSLSIVDSRIATYEKVSKNTEEIRKLTLRKTGLGLSEGFEVNQWNQAYLKTQSLLEKAKVDRIEAERNLIRILNVDTSSSIEGVTDLSETLPTNINIKSDVEYALAHRTDYLILKREREIAKLALNTALAEDDPSLLATVSYSSIGQNFLSPQENFIARQRGITSFMYPQIAAELKMSYPLWDLGIKAAIRDAETNLKINELKIQNLEQEIEQEIAIRHEALIASHVLLKDLQKTKKETETFYNGLMERFRQGRYTAVNVKNALDSLANTELAVTQAKINFNINLVRYELAKNSLFEKYGLDLYSILEEVEKRAKFETDKL; encoded by the coding sequence ATGCAACTTGCCCAGTGGGAAAATGGTGATGTTGTACCAGAACCTCTCCAAGGGCCAGGTCCAAAAAAACTTCGTTTGTCCATTGCCCAAGCAATTGAACAAGTCATAGAAAACAATACAATCGTACAAAATGCAAAATTGGAAATTGTAAAGGCAGACAGCCCTGAGTGGAAAAATGAATCCAAGTATTCTTGGCGGGCTTTGGCTAGTATCCAATCTGCAAAACAATTATTCCCAAGTAACAGAAATAACATCTTTGCAGGAACAATCCGTTCCCAAGATAAAATTTCTGCTGGGATTGAAAAACAATTCAAAACAGGAACTTATTTTAAAACGGAAATCAGCACCATTCGTTACGATGTAAACGCATTTGAAAACCCAGATTCTTCTACAGCGGGATTTGCTAGTTTACTTGCTGCTCCTCCTATGTATACGGGTGCTATTTCTGCTACACTCTCACAAGAACTGCTGAAGTATAGTTTTGGTAAAAACGAAGAAGAAAAAGAGAAATTATTAAAAAACCAAACCCTCCTCGTCAGAGAAAATTACATTAATATCTTAACTCAACTTGTCGTAAAAATACTGGTTGATTATTGGTCGTTGAGTATCGTCGATTCCCGCATTGCAACGTATGAAAAAGTTTCAAAAAATACTGAGGAAATCCGGAAATTAACACTACGAAAAACTGGACTTGGACTTTCCGAAGGTTTCGAAGTAAACCAATGGAACCAAGCTTACCTCAAAACACAGTCTTTACTTGAAAAAGCAAAAGTGGATCGGATTGAAGCAGAAAGAAATCTAATCCGCATTCTGAATGTTGATACATCCTCTTCCATTGAAGGTGTGACCGATTTAAGTGAAACATTACCAACAAATATTAATATCAAATCTGATGTAGAGTATGCATTAGCACATCGAACTGATTATTTAATCCTAAAAAGAGAAAGAGAAATCGCAAAACTGGCATTAAATACTGCATTGGCAGAAGATGATCCTTCTCTTTTGGCAACCGTATCTTATAGTTCTATTGGACAAAACTTTTTATCTCCACAAGAAAACTTCATCGCAAGACAACGTGGTATTACATCCTTTATGTATCCACAAATAGCAGCAGAATTAAAAATGTCATATCCTTTATGGGATTTGGGAATCAAAGCTGCCATCCGAGATGCCGAAACAAACTTAAAAATCAATGAACTAAAAATTCAAAATTTAGAGCAAGAAATTGAACAAGAAATTGCGATTCGACATGAAGCGTTGATTGCAAGTCATGTTTTACTCAAAGACTTACAAAAAACCAAAAAAGAAACTGAAACATTTTATAACGGACTCATGGAACGTTTTAGACAAGGACGATATACAGCGGTTAATGTCAAAAATGCACTTGATAGTTTGGCAAATACGGAACTTGCTGTCACCCAAGCCAAAATAAATTTTAATATCAATTTAGTTCGTTACGAATTGGCAAAAAATTCACTTTTTGAAAAGTATGGTTTAGATTTGTATTCCATTTTGGAAGAAGTAGAAAAAAGAGCTAAATTCGAAACAGATAAATTATGA
- a CDS encoding MarR family winged helix-turn-helix transcriptional regulator, whose amino-acid sequence MPRELPKRFRSVRYFDRISSEIADIVRIELEKLGYPGLTTSHFEILTFLIRTSKPINMTQIAKTIEKTKPTCTVLVNRLVKEGLVDRNPSPSDGREWAILLSKEGKKIRKKIVTISAKLLSLQTWGISKENEDILYPILDEIYKHIRDRKGIV is encoded by the coding sequence ATGCCAAGAGAACTTCCTAAACGGTTTCGCTCCGTTCGTTATTTTGATCGTATCAGTTCAGAAATTGCTGATATTGTTCGCATCGAATTGGAAAAGTTAGGTTATCCTGGACTAACAACATCTCATTTCGAAATTTTAACGTTTTTGATTCGAACTTCGAAACCTATCAATATGACTCAAATTGCCAAAACAATTGAAAAAACAAAACCAACTTGTACTGTGCTCGTGAATCGATTGGTGAAAGAAGGTCTTGTGGATCGAAATCCTTCTCCTAGTGATGGAAGGGAATGGGCTATTTTACTATCAAAGGAGGGAAAAAAAATTCGGAAAAAAATCGTAACCATTTCCGCTAAATTATTATCCCTCCAAACCTGGGGGATTTCAAAAGAAAACGAGGATATTTTATATCCTATCCTCGATGAAATTTATAAACACATCCGAGACCGAAAGGGAATCGTTTGA
- the waaF gene encoding lipopolysaccharide heptosyltransferase II: MPEKILIIQTAFLGDLILSTSFFHAVKMEHKESEIHVLVNLGTESVLEHNPDITQVWCLDKKKIKKNPFFFLKFIQRLRKEKFDKVYSPHFSYRSSLISFFTKATIRIGYKESGFSFLHTKLVPRPKQGPHEVEKLFSLLFEPYDFPTGRERRPYLYPSEEDNSSYLSKRSKLLKNETGYILIAPSSLWETKRMPEEKFVSVITQILRKRNESVILIGSKADLEIHDQIFRMMKTEPLEIKERERLLSLVGQTSLKELMVWIQNATAIISNDSSPIHFASAFNTPTVMIYGATIPEFGYGSLSDKHRIMQVNGLNCRPCGIHGGRICPEGHFRCMLDQNPVRIFEALEEVIKT; the protein is encoded by the coding sequence ATGCCTGAAAAAATCCTCATCATCCAAACCGCTTTCCTTGGCGATTTAATCCTCTCTACCTCCTTTTTCCACGCTGTGAAAATGGAACACAAGGAAAGCGAAATCCATGTGTTAGTCAATTTAGGTACAGAATCAGTTTTAGAGCATAATCCTGATATAACGCAAGTTTGGTGTCTTGATAAAAAGAAAATCAAAAAAAATCCATTTTTTTTCTTAAAATTCATCCAAAGATTAAGAAAAGAAAAATTCGATAAAGTGTATTCTCCCCATTTTTCTTATCGTTCTAGTTTGATTTCTTTTTTCACAAAGGCAACCATTCGGATTGGCTACAAAGAATCTGGATTTTCCTTTTTGCATACTAAGTTGGTTCCAAGGCCAAAACAAGGCCCACACGAGGTGGAAAAATTATTTTCACTTTTGTTTGAACCCTATGATTTCCCAACAGGAAGGGAACGAAGGCCCTATTTATATCCAAGTGAAGAAGACAATTCTTCCTATCTTTCCAAACGGTCAAAACTTCTCAAAAACGAAACAGGTTACATTTTAATTGCTCCCTCTTCTTTATGGGAAACAAAACGGATGCCAGAAGAAAAATTTGTGAGTGTGATCACACAGATTTTGAGAAAAAGAAATGAATCGGTGATTCTCATTGGAAGTAAGGCAGATCTAGAAATCCACGATCAAATCTTTCGAATGATGAAAACAGAACCTTTGGAAATCAAAGAAAGAGAGAGGTTACTTTCTTTAGTAGGTCAAACAAGTTTAAAAGAACTAATGGTTTGGATCCAAAATGCAACAGCCATCATTTCAAATGATTCGAGTCCCATTCATTTTGCTTCTGCGTTTAATACACCTACAGTTATGATCTACGGCGCAACAATTCCAGAATTTGGTTATGGAAGTTTGTCTGACAAACATCGAATTATGCAAGTGAATGGTCTAAATTGTAGACCCTGTGGAATTCACGGTGGAAGGATTTGTCCAGAAGGTCATTTTCGTTGTATGTTAGACCAAAACCCCGTTCGCATTTTTGAAGCACTTGAGGAAGTGATTAAAACATGA